A part of Miscanthus floridulus cultivar M001 chromosome 6, ASM1932011v1, whole genome shotgun sequence genomic DNA contains:
- the LOC136459990 gene encoding uncharacterized protein isoform X1, translated as MVVLQRCLLFLTPNFAVLSPPYPKILTRRTKRGDGLAGRSHKSTTPPNGKGKKNNLLASIIEKIRKTKRGDNDFTRRSHKSIRGRDGNGMITESMALGDLHGDSNRYDWTRLSDELKSNLSRSVASLALCNGDKVLFACSGIAIESQENLTRFLTSATLARAFMSDDKRKFHNLKIKVRHEGSEVYEGVLSEYDLDRNFAIVIVSTSLDVHVGLFKHRVEILPRGMVLALGRGISGKLVPTNVILTSEDNEAPLWQMSEVWEGGPLFTFDGNFVGMNLFLVIVRAHFISWGSILDWLKCTSLQKKTKVARFGSRPTCDKLNGHSEVHRPIHRDDMTSGYCEYLESLGYPMPQIDMADDGMILVNTFEETFGDAYREGVWDEFSRSASSDIDRYVVALASFKGGKRHFACTGFFIEWNGSTTVLTSASLVRSSSDENKTDENLRIEVLLPNKRRIEGLLEHYSLHYNVALVGVRDCRVVRPASIQPYWFGCSKVASVGRSFISGALMATSGQLVSWSGTLDCMCIVRSSCKITKAGIGGPLVNMLDGKVIGMNFYDKRIGTPFLLWKDIDNILAHFVEKSKAGEVGRDDCDPSRARFWKMDGDGSDRPSRWPVPEPCWLRPDDLVEDESEDDELGIELPSGRRKRYGYLGGRKVILF; from the exons ATGGTAGTTCTACAACGTTGCTTACTGTTTCTAACTCCAAATTTTGCTGTTTTGTCCCCACCCTACCCAAAAATTCTGACGAGGAGAACTAAGAGGGGTGATGGTCTCGCAGGAAGATCGCATAAGAGCACAACACCTCCCAATGGTAAAGGAAAGAAGAATAATCTATTGGCCTCAA TCATAGAAAAGATACGGAAAACTAAGAGGGGTGATAATGATTTCACAAGAAGATCACATAAGAGTATAAGAGGTCGCGATGGTAATGGAATGATAACTGAGTCAATGGCCTTAG GTGACTTGCATGGGGACTCTAACCGATATGACTGGACTAGGCTCAGTGATGAACTCAAGTCAAATTTGTCTAGAAGTGTTGCCTCACTTGCTTTGTGCAATG GAGACAAAGTGTTATTTGCATGCTCAGGCATAGCTATAGAATCCCAGGAGAATCTTACAAGGTTCTTGACTTCAGCAACTTTGGCCAGAGCTTTCATGAGTGACGATAAAAGAAAATTCCATAACTTAAAG ATTAAAGTGCGCCATGAAGGCAGTGAAGTGTACGAGGGTGTTTTGTCTGAATATGATTTAGATCGCAACTTTGCTATTGTCATCGTCAGCACCTCCCTTGATGTTCATGTTGGACTTTTCAAACATAGGGTGGAAATTCTGCCCCGTGGTATGGTGCTAGCTTTAGGACGTGGCATCTCTGGCAAATTAGTACCCACAAATGTGATACTCACTAGTGAAGATAATGAAGCTCCTCTTTGGCAAATGTCAGAG GTTTGGGAAGGTGGGCCACTTTTTACTTTTGATGGGAACTTTGTTGGCATGAACCTTTTTTTGGTTATTGTAAGAGCCCATTTCATATCATGGGGCTCAATTCTTGATTGGCTGAAGTGTACATCCCTGCAAAAGAAGACAAAGGTAGCCAG GTTTGGATCCAGACCCACATGTGACAAATTGAATGGCCATTCAGAAG TGCACAGACCAATACACAGAGATGATATGACCAGCGGATATTGTGAGTATCTAGAGTCCCTGGGTTACCCTATGCCACAAATAGACATGGCCGATG ATGGCATGATTTTGGTTAATACTTTTGAAGAGACTTTTGGTGATGCATATCGAGAAGGTGTCTGGGATGAATTCAGTAGAAGTGCTTCTTCTGACATAGATCGCTATGTTGTCGCACTAGCTTCATTTAAAG GAGGGAAAAGGCATTTCGCATGCACGGGTTTTTTTATTGAATGGAATGGATCTACTACTGTTCTGACATCAGCGAGCTTGGTTAGAAGTTCTAGTGATGAAAACAAGACTGatgaaaatttgagg ATTGAAGTGTTGCTTCCCAACAAACGGCGCATAGAGGGCTTGCTAGAGCATTATAGTCTACATTACAATGTTGCCCTAGTAGGTGTCAGGGATTGCCGTGTTGTTCGACCAGCAAGTATTCAGCCTTACTGGTTTGGGTGTTCTAAAGTGGCATCTGTAGGGCGTTCTTTCATATCAGGCGCATTAATGGCCACAAGTGGGCAGCTTGTTTCCTGGTCAGGCACACTTGACTGCATGTGCATTGTACGGTCGTCGTGTAAAATCACCAAG GCTGGGATTGGAGGACCCCTTGTTAATATGCTGGATGGCAAAGTTATTGGCATGAACTTCTATGACAAGAGAATAGGAACCCCATTCCTTCTGTGGAAAGATATTGACAACATTCTGGCACATTTCGTGGAAAAAAG TAAGGCTGGCGAAGTTGGGCGTGACGATTGTGATCCCTCTAGAGCCCGTTTCTGGAAAATGGATGGAGATGGCAGTGATCGTCCAAGCAG GTGGCCTGTGCCTGAGCCATGTTGGCTTCGTCCTGACGATTTGGTTGAGGATGAATCTGAGGATGATGAGTTGGGAATTGAACTCCCAAGCGGCCGCAGGAAGAGATATGGGTACTTAGGTGGAAGAAAAGTTATATTATTCTAG
- the LOC136459990 gene encoding uncharacterized protein isoform X3, producing MTRRPPPPSSSSPFAVDVQPQGRSHKSTTPPNGKGKKNNLLASIIEKIRKTKRGDNDFTRRSHKSIRGRDGNGMITESMALGDLHGDSNRYDWTRLSDELKSNLSRSVASLALCNGDKVLFACSGIAIESQENLTRFLTSATLARAFMSDDKRKFHNLKIKVRHEGSEVYEGVLSEYDLDRNFAIVIVSTSLDVHVGLFKHRVEILPRGMVLALGRGISGKLVPTNVILTSEDNEAPLWQMSEVWEGGPLFTFDGNFVGMNLFLVIVRAHFISWGSILDWLKCTSLQKKTKVARFGSRPTCDKLNGHSEVHRPIHRDDMTSGYCEYLESLGYPMPQIDMADDGMILVNTFEETFGDAYREGVWDEFSRSASSDIDRYVVALASFKGGKRHFACTGFFIEWNGSTTVLTSASLVRSSSDENKTDENLRIEVLLPNKRRIEGLLEHYSLHYNVALVGVRDCRVVRPASIQPYWFGCSKVASVGRSFISGALMATSGQLVSWSGTLDCMCIVRSSCKITKAGIGGPLVNMLDGKVIGMNFYDKRIGTPFLLWKDIDNILAHFVEKSKAGEVGRDDCDPSRARFWKMDGDGSDRPSRWPVPEPCWLRPDDLVEDESEDDELGIELPSGRRKRYGYLGGRKVILF from the exons ATGACTCGGCGACCGCCGCCTCCCTCTTCGTCGAGCCCCTTCGCCGTCGACGTTCAGCCACAAG GAAGATCGCATAAGAGCACAACACCTCCCAATGGTAAAGGAAAGAAGAATAATCTATTGGCCTCAA TCATAGAAAAGATACGGAAAACTAAGAGGGGTGATAATGATTTCACAAGAAGATCACATAAGAGTATAAGAGGTCGCGATGGTAATGGAATGATAACTGAGTCAATGGCCTTAG GTGACTTGCATGGGGACTCTAACCGATATGACTGGACTAGGCTCAGTGATGAACTCAAGTCAAATTTGTCTAGAAGTGTTGCCTCACTTGCTTTGTGCAATG GAGACAAAGTGTTATTTGCATGCTCAGGCATAGCTATAGAATCCCAGGAGAATCTTACAAGGTTCTTGACTTCAGCAACTTTGGCCAGAGCTTTCATGAGTGACGATAAAAGAAAATTCCATAACTTAAAG ATTAAAGTGCGCCATGAAGGCAGTGAAGTGTACGAGGGTGTTTTGTCTGAATATGATTTAGATCGCAACTTTGCTATTGTCATCGTCAGCACCTCCCTTGATGTTCATGTTGGACTTTTCAAACATAGGGTGGAAATTCTGCCCCGTGGTATGGTGCTAGCTTTAGGACGTGGCATCTCTGGCAAATTAGTACCCACAAATGTGATACTCACTAGTGAAGATAATGAAGCTCCTCTTTGGCAAATGTCAGAG GTTTGGGAAGGTGGGCCACTTTTTACTTTTGATGGGAACTTTGTTGGCATGAACCTTTTTTTGGTTATTGTAAGAGCCCATTTCATATCATGGGGCTCAATTCTTGATTGGCTGAAGTGTACATCCCTGCAAAAGAAGACAAAGGTAGCCAG GTTTGGATCCAGACCCACATGTGACAAATTGAATGGCCATTCAGAAG TGCACAGACCAATACACAGAGATGATATGACCAGCGGATATTGTGAGTATCTAGAGTCCCTGGGTTACCCTATGCCACAAATAGACATGGCCGATG ATGGCATGATTTTGGTTAATACTTTTGAAGAGACTTTTGGTGATGCATATCGAGAAGGTGTCTGGGATGAATTCAGTAGAAGTGCTTCTTCTGACATAGATCGCTATGTTGTCGCACTAGCTTCATTTAAAG GAGGGAAAAGGCATTTCGCATGCACGGGTTTTTTTATTGAATGGAATGGATCTACTACTGTTCTGACATCAGCGAGCTTGGTTAGAAGTTCTAGTGATGAAAACAAGACTGatgaaaatttgagg ATTGAAGTGTTGCTTCCCAACAAACGGCGCATAGAGGGCTTGCTAGAGCATTATAGTCTACATTACAATGTTGCCCTAGTAGGTGTCAGGGATTGCCGTGTTGTTCGACCAGCAAGTATTCAGCCTTACTGGTTTGGGTGTTCTAAAGTGGCATCTGTAGGGCGTTCTTTCATATCAGGCGCATTAATGGCCACAAGTGGGCAGCTTGTTTCCTGGTCAGGCACACTTGACTGCATGTGCATTGTACGGTCGTCGTGTAAAATCACCAAG GCTGGGATTGGAGGACCCCTTGTTAATATGCTGGATGGCAAAGTTATTGGCATGAACTTCTATGACAAGAGAATAGGAACCCCATTCCTTCTGTGGAAAGATATTGACAACATTCTGGCACATTTCGTGGAAAAAAG TAAGGCTGGCGAAGTTGGGCGTGACGATTGTGATCCCTCTAGAGCCCGTTTCTGGAAAATGGATGGAGATGGCAGTGATCGTCCAAGCAG GTGGCCTGTGCCTGAGCCATGTTGGCTTCGTCCTGACGATTTGGTTGAGGATGAATCTGAGGATGATGAGTTGGGAATTGAACTCCCAAGCGGCCGCAGGAAGAGATATGGGTACTTAGGTGGAAGAAAAGTTATATTATTCTAG
- the LOC136459990 gene encoding uncharacterized protein isoform X2, with the protein MVVLQRCLLFLTPNFAVLSPPYPKILTRRTKRGDGLAGRSHKSTTPPNGKGKKNNLLASIIEKIRKTKRGDNDFTRRSHKSIRGRDGNGMITESMALGDLHGDSNRYDWTRLSDELKSNLSRSVASLALCNGDKVLFACSGIAIESQENLTRFLTSATLARAFMSDDKRKFHNLKIKVRHEGSEVYEGVLSEYDLDRNFAIVIVSTSLDVHVGLFKHRVEILPRGMVLALGRGISGKLVPTNVILTSEDNEAPLWQMSEVWEGGPLFTFDGNFVGMNLFLVIVRAHFISWGSILDWLKCTSLQKKTKVARFGSRPTCDKLNGHSEVHRPIHRDDMTSGYCEYLESLGYPMPQIDMADETFGDAYREGVWDEFSRSASSDIDRYVVALASFKGGKRHFACTGFFIEWNGSTTVLTSASLVRSSSDENKTDENLRIEVLLPNKRRIEGLLEHYSLHYNVALVGVRDCRVVRPASIQPYWFGCSKVASVGRSFISGALMATSGQLVSWSGTLDCMCIVRSSCKITKAGIGGPLVNMLDGKVIGMNFYDKRIGTPFLLWKDIDNILAHFVEKSKAGEVGRDDCDPSRARFWKMDGDGSDRPSRWPVPEPCWLRPDDLVEDESEDDELGIELPSGRRKRYGYLGGRKVILF; encoded by the exons ATGGTAGTTCTACAACGTTGCTTACTGTTTCTAACTCCAAATTTTGCTGTTTTGTCCCCACCCTACCCAAAAATTCTGACGAGGAGAACTAAGAGGGGTGATGGTCTCGCAGGAAGATCGCATAAGAGCACAACACCTCCCAATGGTAAAGGAAAGAAGAATAATCTATTGGCCTCAA TCATAGAAAAGATACGGAAAACTAAGAGGGGTGATAATGATTTCACAAGAAGATCACATAAGAGTATAAGAGGTCGCGATGGTAATGGAATGATAACTGAGTCAATGGCCTTAG GTGACTTGCATGGGGACTCTAACCGATATGACTGGACTAGGCTCAGTGATGAACTCAAGTCAAATTTGTCTAGAAGTGTTGCCTCACTTGCTTTGTGCAATG GAGACAAAGTGTTATTTGCATGCTCAGGCATAGCTATAGAATCCCAGGAGAATCTTACAAGGTTCTTGACTTCAGCAACTTTGGCCAGAGCTTTCATGAGTGACGATAAAAGAAAATTCCATAACTTAAAG ATTAAAGTGCGCCATGAAGGCAGTGAAGTGTACGAGGGTGTTTTGTCTGAATATGATTTAGATCGCAACTTTGCTATTGTCATCGTCAGCACCTCCCTTGATGTTCATGTTGGACTTTTCAAACATAGGGTGGAAATTCTGCCCCGTGGTATGGTGCTAGCTTTAGGACGTGGCATCTCTGGCAAATTAGTACCCACAAATGTGATACTCACTAGTGAAGATAATGAAGCTCCTCTTTGGCAAATGTCAGAG GTTTGGGAAGGTGGGCCACTTTTTACTTTTGATGGGAACTTTGTTGGCATGAACCTTTTTTTGGTTATTGTAAGAGCCCATTTCATATCATGGGGCTCAATTCTTGATTGGCTGAAGTGTACATCCCTGCAAAAGAAGACAAAGGTAGCCAG GTTTGGATCCAGACCCACATGTGACAAATTGAATGGCCATTCAGAAG TGCACAGACCAATACACAGAGATGATATGACCAGCGGATATTGTGAGTATCTAGAGTCCCTGGGTTACCCTATGCCACAAATAGACATGGCCGATG AGACTTTTGGTGATGCATATCGAGAAGGTGTCTGGGATGAATTCAGTAGAAGTGCTTCTTCTGACATAGATCGCTATGTTGTCGCACTAGCTTCATTTAAAG GAGGGAAAAGGCATTTCGCATGCACGGGTTTTTTTATTGAATGGAATGGATCTACTACTGTTCTGACATCAGCGAGCTTGGTTAGAAGTTCTAGTGATGAAAACAAGACTGatgaaaatttgagg ATTGAAGTGTTGCTTCCCAACAAACGGCGCATAGAGGGCTTGCTAGAGCATTATAGTCTACATTACAATGTTGCCCTAGTAGGTGTCAGGGATTGCCGTGTTGTTCGACCAGCAAGTATTCAGCCTTACTGGTTTGGGTGTTCTAAAGTGGCATCTGTAGGGCGTTCTTTCATATCAGGCGCATTAATGGCCACAAGTGGGCAGCTTGTTTCCTGGTCAGGCACACTTGACTGCATGTGCATTGTACGGTCGTCGTGTAAAATCACCAAG GCTGGGATTGGAGGACCCCTTGTTAATATGCTGGATGGCAAAGTTATTGGCATGAACTTCTATGACAAGAGAATAGGAACCCCATTCCTTCTGTGGAAAGATATTGACAACATTCTGGCACATTTCGTGGAAAAAAG TAAGGCTGGCGAAGTTGGGCGTGACGATTGTGATCCCTCTAGAGCCCGTTTCTGGAAAATGGATGGAGATGGCAGTGATCGTCCAAGCAG GTGGCCTGTGCCTGAGCCATGTTGGCTTCGTCCTGACGATTTGGTTGAGGATGAATCTGAGGATGATGAGTTGGGAATTGAACTCCCAAGCGGCCGCAGGAAGAGATATGGGTACTTAGGTGGAAGAAAAGTTATATTATTCTAG